In Symphalangus syndactylus isolate Jambi chromosome 14, NHGRI_mSymSyn1-v2.1_pri, whole genome shotgun sequence, one DNA window encodes the following:
- the C1QTNF1 gene encoding complement C1q tumor necrosis factor-related protein 1 isoform X2, with protein sequence MYPATAVPQINITILKGEKGDRGDRGLQGKYGKTGSAGARGHTGPKGQKGSMGAPGERCKSHYAAFSVGRKKPMHSNHYYQTVIFDTEFVNLYGHFNMFTGKFYCYVPGIYFFSLNVHTWNQKETYLHIMKNEEEVVILFAQVGDRSIMQSQSLMLELREQDQVWVRLYKGERENAIFSEELDTYITFSGYLVKHATEP encoded by the exons ATGTACCCGGCGACTGCAGTGCCCCAGATCAACATCACTATCTTGAAAG GGGAGAAGGGTGACCGCGGAGATCGAGGCCTCCAAGGGAAATATGGCAAAACAGGCTCAGCAGGGGCCAGGGGCCACACTGGACCCAAAGGGCAGAAGGGCTCCATGGGCGCCCCCGGGGAGCGGTGCAAGAGCCACTACGCCGCCTTCTCGGTGGGCCGGAAGAAGCCCATGCACAGCAACCACTACTACCAGACGGTGATCTTCGACACGGAGTTCGTGAACCTCTACGGCCACTTCAACATGTTCACCGGCAAGTTCTACTGCTACGTGCCTGGCATCTACTTCTTCAGCCTCAACGTGCACACCTGGAACCAGAAGGAGACGTACCtgcacatcatgaagaatgagGAGGAGGTGGTGATCTTGTTCGCGCAGGTGGGCGACCGCAGCATCATGCAAAGCCAGAGCCTGATGCTGGAGCTGCGGGAGCAGGACCAGGTGTGGGTGCGCCTCTACAAGGGCGAACGCGAGAACGCCATCTTCAGCGAGGAGCTGGACACCTACATCACCTTCAGTGGCTACCTGGTCAAGCACGCCACCGAGCCCTAG